The following are encoded together in the Phaseolus vulgaris cultivar G19833 chromosome 9, P. vulgaris v2.0, whole genome shotgun sequence genome:
- the LOC137821870 gene encoding uncharacterized protein gives MPPFLSTSKALCSLASRKSGASQLIRSSKSRSITAIIGHHIQPSVSRIGFSSVTGGSSNNNNNNNYNAVHSRQFLGCGDGEEGILSKTYEERRVLGYSPEQLFDVVAAVEFYHGFVPWCERSDIVRHHPDGSFDAKLEIGFKLLSESYISHVQVDRPKRIKTTVSESALFDHLINIWEFNPGPVPGSCNLYFLVDFKFHSPLYRQIASMFFNEVASKMVGSFTDRCRLIYGPEVQVHENSY, from the exons ATGCCGCCGTTTTTGTCGACCTCGAAGGCCCTTTGCTCCTTAGCATCACGAAAAAGCGGTGCGAGTCAATTGATCAGGTCGAGCAAGAGCAGATCAATCACTGCCATTATCGGCCATCACATTCAGCCTTCTGTCTCTCGCATCGGCTTTTCCTCCGTCACAGGAGGATCtagtaacaataacaataataacaattataatgCTGTTCACAGTAGACAGTTTCTTGGATGTggagatggtgaagaaggcatTCTATCCAAAACTTACGAGGAGCGACGCGTTTTGGG gtACTCTCCGGAGCAATTATTTGATGTTGTCGCAGCTGTTGAGTTCTATCATGGTTTTGTTCCGTGGTGTGAAAGGTCGGACATAGTTAGACACCATCCAGATGGATCATTTGATGCCAAGTTGGAAATTGGATTTAAACTCCTCTCTGAAAGTTATATTTCTCATGTGCAAGTGGACAGACCAAAGCGAATAAAG aCAACCGTGTCAGAAAGTGCCTTGTTTGACCATTTGATAAACATATGGGAATTTAACCCTGGCCCTGTTCCTGGAAGTTGCAATCTTTATTTCTTGGTGGATTTTAAGTTTCACTCTCCACTTTACAGACAG ATTGCTTCTATGTTCTTTAACGAGGTAGCCTCTAAGATGGTTGGTTCATTTACTGATCGTTGCCGTTTGATATATGGACCGGAAGTGCAGGTTCACGAAAACTCGTATTGA
- the LOC137820035 gene encoding thioredoxin-like 4, chloroplastic isoform X1 — MPQVVISGQISKSFASVRLEIQKSVKCRISNVVFSLFARDSHSKLCPGQTKVEPLVKIRHTFWSSRIRVAEEYQEGLSDEDEDLCPVECVREFTSDEEFSKILEKAKERGSLVVVDFFRTSCGSCKYIEQGFAKLCKKSGNHEAPVIFLKHNVMDEYDEQSEVADRLRIRAVPLFHFYKDGVLLEAFPTRDKERIIAAILKYSTLEAEDILA; from the exons ATGCCGCAGGTTGTCATTTCCGGGCAGATTAGCAAGTCCTTTGCCAGTGTTAGACTAGAGATACAGAAATCAGTTAAGTGTAGAATTTCCAATGTTGTTTTCAGCTTATTTGCTAGGGACAGTCATAGCAAACTATGTCCTGGTCAGACAAAAGTTGAACCTCTAGTGAAAATCAGGCACACATTCTGGTCTAGTAGGATAAGAGTTGCTGAAGAATATCAAGAAGGGTTGTCTGATGAAGACGAAGATCTCTGTCCCGTTGAATGTGTAAGAGAATTCACCAGTGATGAAGAGTTCAGCAAAATTTTGGAGAAGGCTAAAGAAAGGGGATCTTTGGTAGTGGTAGATTTCTTCCGCACTTCTTGTGGAAGCTGCAAGTATATAGAGCAGGGTTTTGCAAAGTTGTGCAAGAAATCTGGCAATCATGAAGCTCCCGTAATCTTTCTAAAGCATAAT GTAATGGATGAGTATGATGAGCAATCCGAGGTTGCTGATCGACTTAGAATCAGG GCCGTGCCTCTTTTCCACTTCTACAAAGATGGGGTGCTGTTGGAAGCATTCCCAACCAGGGACAAAGAAAGGATTATTGCAGCCATTCTCAAGTACTCAACTCTTGAAGCTGAAGATATCTTAGCTTAA
- the LOC137820037 gene encoding protein DCL, chloroplastic, which yields MNLTSTMALPSLLPKTAPHLLSLTNPYSSSSSSSPSLLILPFRFHVSPHLPPLSPLKAASSDGDSLRSKPLVSHRRGILEEHGSHASEEDDDDKWIDWEDQILEDTVPLVGFVRMILHSGQYESGDRLSEEHEKTIIEKLLPFHPESEKKIGCGVDYITIGYHPDFERSRCLFIVRQDGQVVDFSYWKCIKGLIRKNYPLYADTFILRHFRKKSRNL from the exons ATGAATTTGACTTCAACCATGGCTTTGCCTTCTTTACTGCCCAAAACGGCACCGCATCTTCTTTCCCTCACAAACCCCtactcttcctcttcctcttcctctcccTCTCTTCTCATCTTGCCTTTCCGTTTCCACGTCTCTCCTCACCTTCCTCCTCTCTCCCCCCTCAAAGCCGCTTCCTCCGACGGCGATAGTTTGCGCAGCAAGCCCCTCGTGTCTCACAGAAGGGGGATTTTGGAGGAACACGGAAGCCACGCCTCCGAGGAAGACGACGACGACAAATGGATTGACTGGGAGGACCAGATTTTGGAGGATACAGTTCCTCTCGTTGGCTTCGTCAGGATGATTCTTCATTCTGGACA ATATGAAAGTGGAGATAGACTAAGTGAAGAGCATGAGAAAACCATTATCGAGAAGCTGCTTCCCTTTCATCCAGAATCTGAGAAAAAGATCGGTTGTGGAGTTGATTATATCACG ATTGGATATCATCCTGATTTTGAGCGCTCTAGGTGTTTGTTCATAGTTCGACAAGATGGACAGGTGGTTGATTTTTCATATTGGAAATGTATAAAGGGCTTGATCAGAAAGAACTATCCATTATATGCAGACACTTTCATTCTCAGACATTTCAGGAAGAAGAGTCGTAATTTGTGA
- the LOC137822218 gene encoding secreted RxLR effector protein 161-like yields MSLSSHVEPNTYSEAVKHDCWRKAIQCEISALDSNQIWETALLPQNKVVIGCKWVFKIKYKADGTIERYKASIPFTDIQVYRRLIGRLMYLTNTRPDITFFVQQLSQFLAKPTIVHYNAAIRILIYIKGAQSLGLFFSSTTFVHLKAFCDSDWGTCSDSIQSVTGFSVYLGNSDISWKSKKQGTISKSSCEVEYRGNDHCYM; encoded by the exons atgtctctttcttcacatgttgagccaaacacttattctgaagctgtgaaacatgactgttggagaaaagctatacaatgtgagatatctgctttaGATTCAAATCAAATTTGGGAGACTGCTCTTCTGCCTCAGAACAAAGTTGtcataggttgcaaatgggtattcaaaataaaatataaggctgatggaacaattgaaaggtataaagcaag TATTCCTTTCACAGATATTCAAGTCTacagaagattgattggaaggcttatgtatctcactaatacccgacctgacataacattttttgtgcaacaactttctcaatttcttgcTAAGCCTACAATTGTTCACTATAATGCAGCGATTAGAATTCTCATATATATCAAAGGGGCTCAAAGTCTtggtctatttttctcttccactacttttgttcatctcaaagccttttgtgatagtgattggggcacctgTAGTGATTCAATACAATCAGTGActggttttagtgtgtatcttgggaattctgacatatcttggaaatcaaagaagcaaggaacaatatcaaagagttcttgtgaagTTGAATACAGGGGCAATGAccactgttacatgtga
- the LOC137820035 gene encoding thioredoxin-like 4, chloroplastic isoform X2, with protein sequence MPQVVISGQISKSFASVRLEIQKSVKCRISNVVFSLFARDSHSKLCPGQTKVEPLVKIRHTFWSSRIRVAEEYQEGLSDEDEDLCPVECVREFTSDEEFSKILEKAKERGSLVVVDFFRTSCGSCKYIEQGFAKLCKKSGNHEAPVIFLKHNVMDEYDEQSEVADRLRIRETN encoded by the exons ATGCCGCAGGTTGTCATTTCCGGGCAGATTAGCAAGTCCTTTGCCAGTGTTAGACTAGAGATACAGAAATCAGTTAAGTGTAGAATTTCCAATGTTGTTTTCAGCTTATTTGCTAGGGACAGTCATAGCAAACTATGTCCTGGTCAGACAAAAGTTGAACCTCTAGTGAAAATCAGGCACACATTCTGGTCTAGTAGGATAAGAGTTGCTGAAGAATATCAAGAAGGGTTGTCTGATGAAGACGAAGATCTCTGTCCCGTTGAATGTGTAAGAGAATTCACCAGTGATGAAGAGTTCAGCAAAATTTTGGAGAAGGCTAAAGAAAGGGGATCTTTGGTAGTGGTAGATTTCTTCCGCACTTCTTGTGGAAGCTGCAAGTATATAGAGCAGGGTTTTGCAAAGTTGTGCAAGAAATCTGGCAATCATGAAGCTCCCGTAATCTTTCTAAAGCATAAT GTAATGGATGAGTATGATGAGCAATCCGAGGTTGCTGATCGACTTAGAATCAGG GAAACAAACTGA